A genomic segment from Truepera sp. encodes:
- the gdhA gene encoding NADP-specific glutamate dehydrogenase, with protein MTEALSEIFDVVERRSRGEGEFLQAVGEIFQSLGPLLAKQPRLLDQHLIERLVEPERQLIFRVPWTDDQGEVHVNRGFRIEFNSALGPYKGGLRFHPSVNLGVMKFLAFEQTFKNALTGLPVGGAKGGSDFDPKGRSDGEIMRFCQSFMTELYRHLGEYTDVPAGDIGVGQREIGYLFGQYKRITNRYESGVLTGKNLAIGGALVRTEATGYGCVYFVEQMLAARGETLEGKTCVVSGSGNVAIYTMQKLERLGAKVVACSDSNGVVYDPKGIDLATVKRLKEVQRRRIAEYVQHHPGSEYRGGGNIWHIPCDLAFPSATQNELDGSDAKSLIEGGLLALGEGANMPCTPDAIDAFIGAGVAFGPGKAANAGGVATSALEMQQNASRDAWTFAYTDERLREIMTDIHTVCFETAAEFGEPGNYVLGSNIASFRKVAVAMLMLGVV; from the coding sequence ATGACGGAAGCGCTGAGCGAGATCTTCGACGTCGTCGAGCGCCGCAGCCGCGGGGAGGGCGAGTTCTTGCAGGCGGTGGGAGAGATCTTCCAAAGCCTGGGACCCCTGCTCGCCAAGCAGCCACGACTCTTGGACCAGCACCTGATCGAACGACTGGTAGAGCCAGAACGCCAGCTGATCTTCCGGGTGCCCTGGACCGACGATCAGGGCGAAGTGCACGTCAACCGCGGTTTTCGCATCGAGTTCAACAGCGCCCTGGGTCCCTACAAGGGCGGGCTCCGCTTCCACCCCAGCGTCAACCTCGGCGTGATGAAGTTCCTGGCGTTCGAGCAGACCTTCAAGAACGCCCTGACCGGGCTGCCGGTAGGCGGCGCCAAAGGGGGGTCGGACTTCGACCCCAAGGGCCGCAGCGACGGCGAGATCATGCGTTTCTGCCAGAGCTTCATGACCGAGCTCTACCGCCACCTCGGCGAGTACACGGACGTGCCGGCCGGCGACATCGGGGTGGGCCAGCGCGAGATCGGCTACCTGTTCGGACAGTACAAGCGCATCACCAACCGCTACGAGTCGGGGGTGTTGACGGGCAAGAACCTCGCGATCGGCGGGGCGCTCGTGCGCACCGAGGCCACGGGCTACGGCTGCGTCTATTTCGTCGAGCAGATGCTAGCGGCGCGCGGCGAGACCCTGGAGGGCAAGACGTGCGTGGTGTCCGGCTCTGGCAACGTGGCCATCTACACCATGCAGAAGCTGGAGCGCCTCGGCGCCAAGGTCGTCGCTTGCTCCGATTCGAACGGCGTGGTGTACGACCCGAAGGGCATCGACCTCGCCACGGTGAAGCGTCTCAAGGAGGTGCAGCGCCGCCGCATCGCCGAGTACGTGCAGCACCACCCCGGCTCCGAGTACCGCGGCGGCGGCAACATCTGGCACATCCCCTGTGACCTCGCGTTCCCGAGCGCCACGCAGAACGAACTCGACGGGAGCGACGCCAAGAGCCTGATCGAAGGCGGCCTGCTCGCCCTCGGGGAGGGCGCGAACATGCCGTGTACCCCGGACGCGATCGACGCGTTCATCGGCGCCGGCGTGGCGTTCGGGCCGGGTAAGGCCGCGAACGCCGGCGGCGTGGCCACCTCGGCGCTCGAGATGCAGCAGAACGCCAGCCGTGACGCCTGGACCTTCGCTTACACGGATGAGCGGCTGCGCGAGATCATGACCGACATCCACACCGTCTGTTTCGAGACGGCCGCCGAGTTCGGCGAGCCGGGCAACTACGTGCTGGGCTCCAACATCGCCTCGTTTCGCAAGGTGGCGGTGGCGATGCTGATGCTGGGCGTCGTGTAG